The following are encoded in a window of Lentisphaera araneosa HTCC2155 genomic DNA:
- a CDS encoding serine/threonine protein kinase — protein MGLMGMFGLGDDEKSNMAKFEKGYLPCGKCHKKIPLAEHIPLNMVNCPKCDDLNLIPLKLDQWWVYKPIGGGGMGAVYQARHIEDPDVKGAVKVLQANETRQNIIDLLLAEAKIGYQFGEHSNLAQVFAYGRDDGNVYMVMEMVEGIRLDQLIGVPGGFNVELAMYYALDILIGLQHMYTKGYLYRDLKPENIIVSPDNRIVLVDYGLCMELIEAWQFDGDQILGSPLYMPPERIKGQGEDIRADMYSLGMVLYHLIKGEAYFSAKDIMNIVKSQIKNMRLQTSSKMSGIPEDVQVFVDTLIRIERDERYDYYTTAMGKAVEILENMKQTKSTDPRVLQRRKTLSTLNIS, from the coding sequence ATGGGCCTAATGGGAATGTTTGGACTGGGAGATGATGAAAAATCAAACATGGCTAAGTTTGAGAAAGGCTACTTACCCTGTGGTAAATGTCATAAAAAAATCCCATTAGCAGAACACATCCCTTTGAACATGGTTAACTGCCCTAAATGCGACGATTTAAACCTTATTCCACTCAAGCTCGACCAATGGTGGGTTTACAAACCCATAGGTGGCGGCGGCATGGGAGCTGTTTACCAAGCCCGTCATATTGAAGACCCAGACGTTAAAGGCGCAGTTAAAGTCCTGCAAGCCAATGAAACCCGTCAAAATATTATTGATTTACTTTTAGCTGAAGCCAAAATTGGTTATCAATTTGGTGAACACTCCAATCTTGCTCAAGTTTTTGCCTACGGCCGTGATGATGGTAATGTATACATGGTTATGGAAATGGTTGAGGGTATTCGTCTCGATCAGCTTATTGGTGTTCCTGGTGGCTTTAACGTTGAATTAGCTATGTATTACGCATTAGATATACTGATCGGCCTTCAACACATGTATACTAAGGGCTATCTTTATAGAGATCTTAAACCTGAGAATATAATCGTTTCACCAGATAACCGTATTGTCTTGGTTGACTACGGTCTTTGCATGGAGCTAATTGAAGCTTGGCAGTTTGATGGGGACCAGATTCTAGGTTCACCACTCTATATGCCACCCGAGAGAATTAAGGGGCAGGGCGAAGACATTCGAGCGGACATGTATTCCTTAGGTATGGTTCTTTACCACCTCATCAAAGGTGAGGCTTACTTTAGTGCCAAAGATATTATGAATATTGTAAAAAGTCAGATTAAAAACATGCGTTTGCAAACGAGTAGTAAAATGTCAGGTATACCTGAAGATGTTCAAGTTTTTGTCGATACACTCATTCGTATTGAAAGAGATGAACGCTATGATTATTACACGACAGCCATGGGAAAAGCAGTAGAAATTTTAGAGAATATGAAACAGACTAAATCGACTGATCCACGCGTCTTACAAAGAAGAAAAACACTTTCAACATTAAACATTAGTTAG
- a CDS encoding nucleoside triphosphate pyrophosphohydrolase family protein, whose product MYCTKVKEFSDACNEANPAKPIEMTKDAIAFIRSMVNDELDELEEATNITEQSDALVDAIYYICDTAVRHGMNLDPLFDIVHRANMQKVVDGKVIRRDDGKIMKPECWQDPAPFLDKEVDRQQTDGSW is encoded by the coding sequence ATGTACTGTACAAAAGTTAAAGAATTTTCAGATGCCTGTAACGAGGCAAATCCTGCAAAGCCAATTGAAATGACTAAGGATGCGATCGCCTTTATTCGTAGCATGGTAAACGACGAGTTAGATGAACTCGAAGAAGCGACAAATATCACAGAACAATCTGACGCCCTAGTAGATGCAATCTATTATATCTGCGACACCGCAGTACGTCACGGTATGAATTTAGATCCGCTTTTCGATATTGTGCACCGAGCCAATATGCAAAAAGTTGTTGATGGTAAAGTGATTCGTCGTGATGACGGAAAAATCATGAAACCTGAATGCTGGCAAGATCCCGCACCTTTCTTAGATAAGGAAGTCGATCGTCAGCAAACTGACGGTAGCTGGTAG
- a CDS encoding sulfatase-like hydrolase/transferase yields the protein MKIFSLFICSLPLFICANDKPNIVLIMADDVSWEAFGSYGAEDYKTPVLDKMAKEGVQFNHCYSTPICTTSRVMIMTGKYNFRNYTHFGYLKPKEKTFGHLMQENGYKTAIAGKWQLNGLYNKLPGHDDNSRPHKAGFDEYCLWQLTKQKSQGGERFWSPMIEKNGEVIDQGTNKDLFGPDLFMDFICDFMDKNKNEPFFVYYPMVLVHDPFIPSPASVGDASRGSERNKEPKDKNIKKENFFSMVEYTDKLVGRIQAKLKEIGQLENTIILFTADNGTHPKITSNWNGQSVKGAKGSMLDAGTHVPLIVSWPGKISKGLKSNSLVDFTDFYPTFADLAKISLNETDPVDGYSLLPHLLGNSTQGREFAFCHYQPYWNKKPGQFARSAKYKLYRDGRFYETKNDLEEKNDLSKNITSEEMMTAHKKLKSFLDRCPPAPQNEILGRSASERPTYPNWEKL from the coding sequence ATGAAAATTTTTAGCTTGTTCATCTGCAGTTTACCCCTATTTATCTGTGCGAATGATAAACCAAACATTGTTCTCATCATGGCTGATGATGTCAGCTGGGAAGCCTTTGGCTCCTATGGTGCTGAAGATTATAAAACGCCCGTCTTAGACAAAATGGCTAAGGAAGGTGTGCAGTTTAATCATTGTTACTCAACACCAATTTGTACAACTTCTCGAGTGATGATTATGACCGGTAAATATAACTTTCGTAACTACACTCACTTTGGTTACCTCAAGCCAAAAGAAAAAACCTTTGGTCATCTGATGCAGGAAAACGGTTATAAAACCGCTATCGCAGGAAAGTGGCAACTCAATGGACTCTATAATAAACTCCCAGGCCATGATGATAACAGTCGACCTCACAAAGCTGGCTTTGATGAATACTGCTTGTGGCAGCTCACAAAACAAAAAAGTCAGGGTGGTGAACGTTTCTGGAGTCCTATGATTGAAAAAAATGGTGAAGTCATCGACCAAGGAACCAATAAAGATCTTTTTGGTCCCGACTTGTTTATGGACTTCATTTGCGACTTCATGGATAAAAATAAAAACGAGCCCTTTTTTGTTTATTACCCCATGGTTCTCGTTCATGATCCCTTTATCCCCTCGCCTGCTAGTGTAGGAGATGCGAGTCGTGGTTCAGAAAGAAACAAAGAACCCAAGGATAAAAATATTAAAAAAGAGAACTTCTTCTCGATGGTTGAGTATACAGATAAATTAGTGGGACGAATCCAAGCGAAGCTCAAAGAAATTGGTCAGCTCGAAAACACCATCATACTTTTTACTGCGGATAATGGCACTCACCCAAAAATCACCTCGAATTGGAACGGTCAGAGCGTCAAAGGAGCCAAAGGTAGCATGCTCGATGCAGGAACTCATGTCCCACTTATCGTTTCGTGGCCAGGAAAAATTTCAAAAGGACTCAAAAGTAATTCCCTCGTCGACTTCACGGATTTTTATCCAACTTTTGCGGACCTTGCAAAGATTTCATTAAATGAAACTGACCCTGTTGATGGTTACAGTCTTCTCCCCCATCTATTAGGGAATTCAACTCAAGGTCGCGAATTCGCCTTTTGTCATTACCAACCTTATTGGAACAAGAAACCTGGACAATTTGCGAGAAGCGCTAAGTATAAACTCTACCGCGATGGTCGTTTTTATGAAACAAAGAATGATCTAGAAGAAAAAAATGACCTTAGTAAAAATATCACTTCTGAAGAAATGATGACGGCACATAAAAAACTCAAATCTTTCTTAGACCGTTGCCCTCCAGCACCGCAAAATGAAATATTGGGAAGGTCAGCTAGTGAACGCCCAACTTATCCTAATTGGGAAAAGCTCTAA
- a CDS encoding sulfatase family protein yields the protein MTKLIYTLILGLLVSPIFAQSAKPNILWLFSDDHAFQAIGAYGGRFENINLTPNLDSIAKEGLVFDRAYVGNSICAPSRATLLTGKHSHLNGKIDNRGPFNHDQQQFQKILQKSGYETAMIGKIHLSGNMQGFDYWEVLPGQGEYWNPSFVTEEGKTIYKDEHSTDVITKRALSWLKNDRSADKPFMLMVHYKAPHRAWQPTTRWKEKFKHMTFPEPDTLFDDYKGRGAAANEQDMSIDITMRMKQDVKAEQPERQVELAKLDPNDKKGLIRLKYQWYMRDYLACIAGVDENIGFILDHLKARGLDKNTIVMYSSDQGFYLGEHGWFDKRLMYEESFRTPLLVNWPGVTQAGTRNSDLVQNIDFAETFLDIAGVEAPDDMQGESLVPLFKGKTPEDWRKHLYYHYYEYPGAHSVRRHEGVSGKRFKLIRFYGKDVPNGEEWEFFDLKNDPKEMTSQYNNPEYAVEIAKLKNELQNLRDKYEVVDVPQNLGSRKKKKK from the coding sequence ATGACAAAATTAATCTACACTTTAATACTAGGGCTTTTAGTAAGTCCTATTTTTGCTCAAAGTGCTAAGCCTAATATCTTATGGCTTTTTTCAGATGATCATGCCTTTCAAGCTATTGGAGCTTACGGAGGGCGTTTTGAAAACATTAATTTAACCCCGAACCTCGATAGCATTGCCAAAGAAGGTTTAGTATTCGACCGTGCTTATGTAGGGAATTCAATCTGTGCCCCTAGCCGAGCTACGTTACTCACAGGTAAGCATAGTCACCTCAATGGGAAAATTGATAACCGTGGCCCTTTTAACCACGATCAACAGCAGTTTCAGAAAATCTTACAAAAGAGCGGTTACGAAACAGCAATGATCGGTAAAATTCACCTTAGTGGTAATATGCAGGGCTTTGATTATTGGGAAGTATTGCCTGGTCAAGGGGAATATTGGAATCCTTCTTTTGTTACCGAAGAGGGAAAAACTATTTATAAAGATGAACATTCGACTGATGTAATTACAAAACGGGCTTTAAGCTGGTTAAAAAATGATCGCTCGGCAGACAAACCCTTTATGCTCATGGTTCACTATAAAGCACCTCATAGAGCGTGGCAACCCACCACTCGCTGGAAAGAAAAATTCAAACACATGACTTTCCCCGAACCAGATACTTTGTTTGATGACTACAAGGGACGCGGTGCTGCGGCCAACGAACAAGATATGAGTATAGATATTACTATGCGCATGAAGCAAGACGTGAAAGCTGAGCAACCCGAACGTCAAGTAGAACTCGCTAAACTCGATCCCAATGATAAAAAAGGTCTTATCCGTTTAAAATATCAATGGTACATGCGCGATTATTTGGCTTGCATTGCAGGAGTTGATGAAAATATTGGTTTCATTCTAGATCACTTAAAAGCAAGGGGTCTCGATAAAAATACGATAGTGATGTACTCATCGGATCAAGGATTTTACTTAGGTGAACATGGTTGGTTTGATAAACGTCTCATGTATGAAGAGAGTTTTCGAACACCCTTATTGGTGAATTGGCCAGGAGTCACTCAAGCTGGAACGCGTAATTCAGACTTGGTCCAAAACATTGACTTTGCAGAAACCTTTTTAGATATTGCGGGTGTTGAAGCTCCGGACGATATGCAGGGAGAAAGTTTAGTTCCTTTATTTAAAGGTAAAACACCTGAAGATTGGAGAAAGCATCTCTATTACCACTATTATGAATACCCAGGTGCCCATAGTGTTCGTCGTCATGAAGGTGTTTCAGGCAAGCGTTTTAAACTCATTCGTTTCTACGGTAAAGATGTTCCTAATGGTGAAGAATGGGAATTTTTTGATCTTAAGAATGATCCTAAAGAAATGACGAGTCAGTACAATAACCCCGAGTACGCTGTGGAAATAGCAAAGCTTAAAAATGAGCTTCAAAACTTAAGAGATAAGTATGAAGTTGTCGACGTCCCGCAAAACTTGGGCAGTCGTAAAAAGAAGAAGAAATAA
- a CDS encoding sulfatase family protein codes for MSKLLNALIFLFIFSPLWAENSSPNIVWIFSDDHTQKAIGAYGSILKSVNPTPNLDRLAKEGMLFERSYVANSICAPSRATLLTGKHSHINGKVDNMGPFNHDQQQFQKILQKNGYQTAMIGKIHLAGKMQGFDYWEVLPGQGSYYNPDFITENGKTSYTGYVADIVTEKSIDWLKNKRDKEKPFMLMVHHKGTHRTWMGAPRHVGLYDDVTLPQPSNLFDDYKGRGTAANKQDMSLKITMRHAGDLKIRNEAEKKEWTEKFSKMKGKPRGEHGAYYRMNDEQRKIWDASYDPRNDKFYAQNIEKGSDEWIRWAYQRYVKDYLRTAKSIDDCVGEVMDYLEKAGLEENTIVIYGSDQGFYLGEHGWFDKRFMYEESFSTPLIAKWPGQTKPGSRNSDLVQNIDYAETFLDMAGVEAPKDMQGESLVPLLKGENPANWRKHLYYHYYEYPHGSHSVRRHEGVTGKRFKLIRFYGIDVPNGEEWEFFDLKNDPDEMQSQYSNPEYAAEIAKLKKELQNLRDKYEVVEVPQKPKKKRK; via the coding sequence ATGTCGAAACTTTTAAATGCCTTAATCTTTTTATTTATTTTCAGCCCACTTTGGGCTGAAAACTCAAGTCCTAATATTGTTTGGATCTTTTCGGACGATCACACCCAAAAAGCTATTGGTGCTTATGGAAGTATTTTAAAATCAGTCAATCCCACGCCTAATCTAGATCGTTTGGCAAAAGAAGGTATGCTTTTTGAACGAAGCTATGTGGCGAATTCAATTTGCGCTCCATCACGAGCTACTTTGCTCACGGGCAAGCACAGCCATATCAATGGCAAAGTTGATAATATGGGCCCCTTTAATCACGATCAACAACAGTTTCAAAAGATCCTTCAGAAGAATGGTTATCAAACGGCAATGATCGGCAAAATTCACTTAGCAGGAAAAATGCAGGGCTTTGATTATTGGGAAGTCTTGCCCGGGCAGGGGAGCTATTATAATCCAGATTTCATTACTGAGAATGGCAAGACCAGTTACACTGGGTATGTGGCGGATATTGTCACAGAAAAATCTATTGATTGGCTAAAGAATAAGCGTGATAAAGAAAAGCCCTTTATGCTCATGGTTCATCACAAAGGTACACACCGTACTTGGATGGGAGCTCCACGTCATGTGGGACTTTATGATGATGTGACTCTGCCACAACCGAGTAATTTATTTGATGACTACAAAGGCCGTGGTACAGCGGCTAATAAGCAGGATATGTCACTCAAGATAACCATGAGGCATGCTGGAGATTTAAAAATTCGCAATGAAGCCGAAAAGAAAGAGTGGACTGAGAAATTTTCAAAAATGAAAGGCAAACCACGTGGTGAGCATGGTGCCTATTACCGCATGAATGATGAGCAAAGAAAAATCTGGGATGCCTCTTATGATCCTCGTAATGATAAGTTCTACGCACAAAATATTGAAAAGGGTTCAGATGAATGGATTCGTTGGGCTTATCAGCGTTATGTGAAGGATTACCTCAGAACCGCGAAAAGTATCGATGATTGTGTGGGTGAAGTCATGGATTACCTAGAAAAAGCGGGGCTCGAAGAAAATACGATTGTAATCTACGGTTCTGACCAGGGTTTTTACTTAGGCGAGCATGGTTGGTTTGATAAACGCTTTATGTATGAAGAATCCTTTAGTACACCACTCATAGCAAAATGGCCTGGACAAACCAAGCCTGGTTCACGTAACTCAGACCTCGTACAGAACATTGATTATGCCGAGACTTTCTTAGATATGGCGGGGGTTGAAGCTCCAAAAGATATGCAGGGCGAAAGTCTAGTTCCTTTACTCAAGGGAGAAAATCCTGCAAACTGGAGAAAGCACCTCTATTATCATTATTATGAATACCCGCACGGATCACATAGTGTTCGTCGTCATGAAGGTGTGACTGGCAAACGTTTTAAACTCATCCGTTTTTATGGAATCGACGTCCCAAATGGTGAGGAATGGGAGTTTTTTGACCTAA